One Tolypothrix bouteillei VB521301 DNA window includes the following coding sequences:
- a CDS encoding cysteine desulfurase family protein gives MQIYLDYSATTPIRSEAIAAMQAALTQQWGNPSSLHEWGQRAATVVEQARMQVAGLINACQPESIVFTSGGTESDNLAIMGVARLYTRPQHIIISSVEHSAVAEPARLLEVWGWQVTRLGVDSKGRVNPKDLQAALQDNTVLVSVVCGQSEVGTIQPIEELATIARSAGVLFHTDAVQAVGRLPIDVQSLPVDLLSLSSHKIYGPQGAGALYVGSGVELVPMLGGGGQEHRLRSGTHAVPAIAGFGVAAELAAQEMAVEIPRLIALRDRLFAQLADIPGLIPTGDLTNRLPHHVSFCLEYADGEKLSGKTLVRQMNLAGIGISAGAACHSGKLNPSPILLAMGYAENVALGAIRMTLGRETTELDVDWTAMVLKQILERLTLSFS, from the coding sequence ATGCAAATTTACCTTGACTACAGTGCAACAACTCCCATTCGCTCAGAAGCTATAGCTGCCATGCAAGCAGCCCTTACCCAACAGTGGGGTAATCCTTCTAGTTTGCATGAATGGGGACAACGGGCAGCAACAGTTGTGGAACAAGCAAGAATGCAGGTTGCTGGTTTGATTAACGCTTGTCAGCCCGAATCTATTGTTTTTACTTCTGGAGGTACTGAATCAGATAATCTCGCTATTATGGGTGTTGCCCGTTTGTACACTCGACCCCAACACATCATTATTTCTAGTGTTGAGCATTCTGCTGTTGCTGAACCAGCCAGATTGTTAGAGGTATGGGGTTGGCAAGTGACTCGTTTGGGGGTCGATTCTAAAGGAAGAGTCAACCCAAAAGATTTGCAGGCAGCGTTACAAGACAATACTGTATTGGTATCAGTTGTTTGCGGTCAAAGTGAAGTTGGTACCATACAACCAATTGAGGAATTAGCGACTATTGCTCGCAGTGCTGGTGTTTTGTTCCATACCGACGCAGTGCAAGCTGTGGGACGCTTGCCAATAGATGTACAAAGTTTACCTGTGGATTTATTAAGCCTTTCAAGTCACAAAATTTACGGACCTCAAGGGGCTGGAGCATTGTATGTAGGTTCTGGTGTGGAGTTAGTACCCATGTTGGGAGGTGGGGGACAAGAACATCGGCTGCGTTCCGGTACTCACGCAGTACCTGCAATTGCAGGATTTGGAGTGGCTGCAGAATTAGCAGCCCAAGAAATGGCTGTGGAAATACCTCGGTTGATTGCATTGCGCGATCGCTTGTTTGCCCAACTTGCCGACATTCCTGGTTTAATCCCTACAGGCGATCTGACAAACCGATTGCCTCACCACGTGAGTTTTTGCCTGGAATATGCAGATGGGGAAAAGCTGAGTGGAAAAACGCTCGTGAGACAAATGAATTTAGCTGGTATTGGTATTAGTGCGGGTGCTGCTTGTCATAGTGGCAAACTCAATCCCAGCCCCATATTATTAGCAATGGGATATGCAGAAAATGTTGCTTTAGGCGCTATTCGTATGACCTTAGGACGTGAGACAACTGAACTTGATGTCGATTGGACGGCAATGGTACTGAAGCAAATTTTAGAAAGATTGACACTGAGCTTCTCTTGA
- a CDS encoding phospholipase D-like domain-containing protein, whose product MKFILNLIALKKDKIPYKSILFLLLLLIGGITLFNNFQQSSKETLLKPLPQDPAIKVYFNHNPISFYKDPYRNFTRKGDNLEQQIIDTISQARFTVDIAVMELRLPKVVEALTLAHKRGVKVRVLIDSKYNKTIADYTPEEIAKMNQHDKRAYEELKRYPVDALAILRASGIEIKDDTSSRAPKGSGLMHHKFVVVDGKTTIISSGNLTNSDLHGDFSNLDSRGNPNNTIVIPDNKQIASVFTQEFNYMWQGLFKSYKPKRNLVEIPVGRGTIAVNFSPNRKKDNIATTSNGIIASYIQQAQKSIHIAVFVYSDQKISDTLGEVRDRGIEDIKVLIDPDFFRQPYSKAYDAMGVCPHPSKSSRFIKVKPWKRPITTVGFPTGLMGDRGVHSKMAVLDGVLAIAGSHNWSNSGNYLNDETLVFIKNSIVAAHYEREFNRLYETAELGLKTLPSARKCSIISILNQL is encoded by the coding sequence ATGAAATTTATCCTGAATCTTATAGCTCTTAAAAAAGATAAAATTCCCTACAAAAGCATCCTTTTTCTCTTGTTACTGCTGATTGGTGGAATAACATTATTTAATAATTTTCAGCAATCCTCAAAGGAAACGCTTCTTAAACCACTTCCTCAAGACCCTGCTATTAAAGTTTATTTTAACCACAATCCAATTTCCTTTTATAAAGATCCTTACAGAAACTTTACTCGGAAAGGGGATAATTTAGAACAGCAAATTATTGACACTATTAGTCAAGCACGATTCACTGTAGACATAGCTGTGATGGAATTAAGACTTCCAAAAGTTGTGGAAGCCTTAACTCTTGCCCACAAACGTGGAGTAAAAGTCAGGGTATTAATAGACAGCAAATATAATAAGACAATAGCTGATTATACACCAGAAGAAATCGCCAAAATGAATCAACATGACAAGCGAGCTTATGAAGAATTAAAGCGATATCCTGTTGATGCTCTGGCTATATTACGTGCTAGTGGAATTGAGATAAAAGACGACACATCGAGCCGTGCGCCCAAAGGCAGTGGGCTTATGCATCACAAATTTGTGGTTGTAGATGGAAAGACAACGATTATATCTAGCGGCAATTTGACAAATTCTGACTTACATGGGGACTTTAGCAATTTAGACAGTCGGGGAAATCCCAATAACACTATTGTAATTCCAGACAACAAACAAATTGCTAGCGTTTTTACTCAAGAATTCAATTATATGTGGCAGGGATTATTTAAATCCTATAAACCAAAAAGAAATCTGGTTGAAATTCCGGTTGGACGTGGGACGATCGCAGTTAACTTCTCTCCAAATCGCAAAAAAGACAATATTGCAACTACGAGTAATGGAATTATTGCTTCTTACATACAACAAGCCCAAAAGAGCATACACATTGCCGTGTTTGTGTATTCCGATCAAAAAATTAGCGATACTCTTGGAGAAGTTCGCGATCGCGGAATTGAAGACATCAAAGTGTTGATAGATCCTGATTTTTTTAGACAACCTTACTCCAAAGCATATGATGCTATGGGTGTTTGTCCGCACCCAAGCAAAAGCAGTCGGTTTATCAAAGTGAAACCTTGGAAGCGTCCTATAACAACTGTGGGTTTTCCTACAGGACTGATGGGCGATCGCGGAGTACACAGTAAGATGGCTGTTTTAGATGGGGTATTAGCGATCGCGGGAAGTCATAATTGGTCTAATTCAGGAAATTACTTAAACGACGAGACTTTAGTATTCATTAAAAATTCCATTGTTGCCGCACATTATGAAAGAGAATTTAATCGGCTATATGAAACAGCAGAGTTGGGACTAAAAACTCTACCATCTGCACGGAAATGTAGTATTATATCAATCCTAAATCAATTGTAA